The DNA window GAAGGTTATGGTGAAGTTCAGGAAATGATTGATATCTGCGATTTTGCGGTAGGGCTTTCAAGACAACTTTACGGATTAACCATGCATTCCGAACGCTCTGCTCATAGAATGTATGAGCAATACCATCCTTTAGGAGTTGTGGGGATAATTTCTGCATTTAATTTTCCGGTAGCTGTATGGGCCTGGAACTCCATGCTGGCATGGGTATGCGGGGATGTTTGCATCTGGAAACCTTCAGAAAAGGTTCCATTATGCGCCATTGCCTGTCAGAATATTGTTTCTGAAGTATTTAAAAGCAACGATCTTCCTGAAGGGCTTTCGAACATTTTGATAGGAGATTATACCGTAGGTGAGTTTATGACCTCCGATAAACGAATGCCTTTGGTTTCCGCAACCGGAAGCATAAGAATGGGTAAAATCGTAGGGAAAGCAGTTGCGGAAAGACTCGGAAGGTCATTGCTCGAACTCGGTGGTAACAATGCAATTATTGTAAGTCCGGATGCTGATTTGAAAATGACCATAGTCGGAGCAGTATTTGGAGCCGTGGGGACTTGTGGTCAAAGATGCACCAGCACTAGACGTTTGATCGTTCATGAAACCATTCTTGAAGAAATAAGCGCGAAACTCAAAAATGCCTATGCTCAGTTAAAAATAGGTTCGCCTTTGGATGAAAATAATCATGTAGGGCCTTTGATTGATCAAGATGCGGTTAAAATATATCAGAATGCATTGGATGAAATACGTAAACAGGGAGGAGAATTTCTTGTAGAAGGAGAAGTACTTTCGGGCGAAGGCTATGATTCGGGTTGTTACGTAAGGCCCGCCATCGCCATTGTCAAAAATGAATGGGAAATAGTCCAAAATGAGACTTTTGCACCAATACTTTATATTATTCCCTACAAGACAATTAATGAGGCCATATCCATTCAAAACGGTGTTGTACAGGGATTATCCTCTGCAATTATGACTCAAAATCTAAGAGAAGCAGAATTGTTTTTATCTCACATGGGCTCCGATTGTGGCATTGCCAATGTGAACATTGGCACTTCGGGTGCGGAAATTGGTGGCGCCTTTGGCGGCGAAAAAGAAACCGGCGGGGGAAGAGAGTCCGGTTCTGATGCCTGGAAAGCTTATATGAGAAGGCAGACCAACACAATAAATTATGGAGCTGATTTGCCTCTCGCACAGGGAATTAAATTTGACCTGTAATATTTAGTGTAAATTTGAAGTTTTACAGATTGGAATTATTGTTTAATTAGGAGTCTGATTATAGAATAAAAAGCAATGGCTAAAAATAAAATAAAAGCGGTAATGCTAATCGATGATAATGAAATTGATAATCTCATTAATCAAAAGATGATTGAAGCTGCAAATATTTGTGAAAACATCTACACGCATACCGGAGCCAAAAGCGCCATTGAATTTTTAAAAAATCTTGAAAAAATGTCGGATTCGGTCAATGATTTTTTCCCTGAACTCATTTTTTTGGATATTGATATGCCTTTGATGGATGGGTTTCAATTTCTGGACGAATTCGAAAAACTATCCAACGAAACCAAGGGTAAAATTAAAATTGTAATGCTCACCTCTTCAATTAATCCACAGGATATGAGCAAAGCAAAAAAATATTCCTACGTCAAAAAATATATCAACAAGCCTCTGACGCAGGAAAATATTGAGAAATTGGAAATTTGATTTAAGATAACCTTTCTATAAAATTTTCATCCAACTTTATAAATCTTGAAGGGCAAAATGCCGGTCCTTGAACTGCACCAATCTTTTTTATTAGCGAAGCAATCTTGGCCTGTTTCTGCTTCTTATTATCGTTGATTGAAGTTTTAAAAATTTTTGTAAAAATGAGGATGTGATGACACTGATCTTTGCCTATAATCCTCATTTGTCTTTGTATGCTATTGACAAGCTGAGTAAAGAGGTCATAATCATTCATCAGGCAATATTGAAGAGCTAAAATTATTTTTACTTCAAGCAATGCCAGGGGATATTTCTTGAGCGATACTTCATTTAAAAGATTGTTTATCCACTGCGCAGCTTCATCGTACTTCTGAACATAATAGCAACTAAGCGCTCTATATATGATGTAAGTTACATGTGTAGATATATCGTTTTTATCATATTCGAAATCTTCAAATAGCGTAATATTCTCTTCGTATAACTCATTTTCAATACCCATCCTTAAGTTTCTTTCGAGTTTAGTCAAAAGAAACTGAGCAGGGTAGGTATACAAACCATAATTGCTGATGAGATTAGGACAATTATCATTGATGTCTTCAAAGAATTTTTCCGCTTTGCGATAGACTTTGTAATGATTGTAGTATTCGAGTTTGAGGAATTCAAATACTTTTTTGAGGTGATAGTAAATTGAATCGAGATAATAAGATTCAAATATTTTTTCTACCCTGTCAATAATATCTTCAATCGGTTCCTCATCAACATCAGTCTCAAATGATTCCGGTTCTACAAACAATCGATGAAAAATAGTCATGCAACTTTGATATATGAACAGCCTATGCGACTCATAGAGATTCATCACATTGTCCATTTCTTTTTTCATCAATGACAATTCCATTTTCTCACTTTCTTCTCCCGACAAAGAATAGGAACCGTATTTTTTAAAATATTCAGTGAGCAAATCCTCAGCTTTATCCATGGCAAGCATATAGGCCACGTGCTTATTGTAAAGCTGCTTGTAATTAAAGTGCTCTTCAGAATGAATATGAAGCTTTTTTAAGGTCTTATAAACAATTGTGAGTTCATTCGATAAATCATAATCCAGGAGTGACTTCTCTAGTTTTTTAAGCGTTGCAATTGAAATGGCTTTCTTCTTAGTGAAAATGATTTCATTGATATTGGCTACTTTTTTCAGAATATCCGTTCTGGGGCTTTCCATCTGCTGGAGCAGATATTCTTCTATTTTTTGATTCAACCTAGACCTGAGTGTATAATAGGCATTGGTATTGACATCCAGTTCCTCCATTATTTTGGCGTCGGAACTTTGACTTTCCCTGAGAAATTTTAATAAATAACCTGACTTTTCTGCGTTACTTTCAATAAGTGAGTCGTATATAGTTTTATAGTCTTGTTCTGAAAGCTGTTTAATTATATTTTTTAGCTTGGCCATTGGGCAATAATTGAATTATTTCATAAACTCACTTGAACATGTTAATCTAATCATGTTTTAAAGCGGCTTTTGGTTATTAAATGTAAAAAGACACTATATGTAAGAAAAATAGTAATTGAAAAGGGAAATATAGTCATGCGAGGCTAATAAATAATGTTTAAATGTTATGACGCTTTTATTGAGATTAAGTTTAATGTAAGATTTAATAGTAAAATAAAATTATTCATGACATTTATTCATGATACTCTTGTTCAATACGCCCATTTTTACATACAATAAATGATAATTTTCTTTTAAAATCAACTTGGACAATAACAATAGAAGCGGTAGTAATTTTGATAAAACAGAATTTGAGAATCTGTTCAATGAAAACTATGAATCCGTACGAAATTTCATCTATTATAAAACCGGTGATATACAATTAGCTGAAGACATATGCCAGGATGTATTTATTAAAGTTTGGGAAAGAAGGTCTGAAATCATTCCTGAAAAAGTCAAATACCTCTGCTTTACAATTGCGAATAATCTTTCTCTTAATTATTTAAAACATTTGAAGATTGTTTATAACTTTAAAAACGCTTTTATAGAAAGACACGAATTCGAATCGCCTGAGCATTTGCTCATTCAAAAGGAATTTGATCTCAAACTTCAGGAGGTAATTTCAGAACTGCCTGAAAAACAGAGAATTGTATTCTTAATGAATCGAATTGATAAGCTTACTTACAATGAAATAGCGGACCGTTTGGGTCTTAGTGTAAAAGCAATAGAAAAACGCATGAGTCAGGCCTTGAAGGAACTAAATACAAAACTTCAGGTTAAAGTATAGTATATGGCAAAGGAAAGTTTAGCATATAAGACCATTCAAAAAATGCTTGAGGAGCTTGAATCCGGAAAGCAATTCACAAAAAGATTAAGAGGAAGATGTTTTAAGGAGGCCTCATTTGATGAACTTGAATTCTTTTTGAGCAAATCGGATGCTGAAATCCTTGAATATGAATCAAAAAAATCCGGAAGCGGCAGAGTGGTTTCTTTACCCTTTATAAGAAAATATCCGATGGCTATTGCGGCTTCTATTTCGTTGCTATTGGTGGCCTTGTACTTTTCGGTAAGATTGTTTATTCCGAATGAAGTTATAACCCAGTTGGCGCAATATAAGACAGTGGAATTACCCGATCATTCTAAAATTACATTAAATGCCGACTCAAAAGTTGAGTATAATCCCGTTTCCTGGTATTGGGATAGACGTGTTTCATTGGAAGGTGAGGCATATTTTGAAGTGGAAAAAGGCAGTGATTTTATTGTTTCTACAAAATCGGGAAAAGTTAGAGTTTTAGGGACTTCCTTTAATGTGAAAGACCGAGCTAATCAGTTTCGTGTGGATTGTAAAACCGGTAAAGTGGAAGTAGCAGTGGATGATCAAAAAATTATTTTGGTTAAAAATGAAAGTGCAGAATTAAATGTTCTAAATAATAATTTGGCCAAAATCAACAATAAAAATAATTATGTAGCGACCTGGAAAAAAGGCTACTTCAATTTTGATTCCGAAAGTCTTGCCGGCGTTATTGAAGAATTGGAGAGACAATACAATATAGAAATTGAATTAAAAGCTGAAAAGGATTATTTATTTACTGGATATTTCCCTATCAGCAATATCGATAGTTCATTGGAAACAGTATGCTCTGCCCTTGGCTTAAGCTATAGTTTTCAGGATAAGCAAAACAAAAAGACTGCTATAATTATTCAATAATCTGATTCGTGTGTCAACTCAGATTAATTCTATTGATCCTACTGCTGGCTTTATTTAAGCCCTTTATTTCTCATGCTCAAAATCTGGAATTAAAAATAAATGGCGATTTCAGTGGTAAAAATCTAAATGCCGTTTTAAAAGAAATACAATCCAAATATGATCTGCAATTTGCTTTTGACGAGAGAAGGCTTTCAAAGGTGAATGTGAACAAAGCGATCAATAACACACAACTCATAGATTTTTTGATTCAATATTTAAGGCCGGTGGGCCTTTCTTTTTATATACTGGATGAAACCATTATAATAAAACCTGAAGAGGAAATACCGGAGGACCAACTTCCCGTACTCAATAAAACCTATAATTTATCGGGATTCGTATTTGATTCATTGACGGGAGAAAGATTGCCCTATGCATTGATAAAATTCACTCCCGGTGACCTGGTTTCAACCAGCAATGTCAATGGATTCTTTTCAATAAAAGATATACCGGTTTCCAAAGGGAGAATAGAAATTTTCTATTTGGGATACGGCAAGGAGAATATTAATATCGAATCGCTCGAAAAAACTGGGAATCTCAGGGTTTCTCTTTCATCCGACAATGCTGTGTTAAATGAAGTGCTGGTAGAAGGAAATCCAAATCAATTAGTAAGTCTTGGTGATGATGTCAGTAAAATTAGTATCAATCCGGCACAGATGGAAAATCTGCCAAATCTCGGTGAAGTAGATATTTTCAGATCCATTCAGCTCTTGCCAGGTATTAATGGCACATTTGAAACGGCTTCAAGTATTAACATTAGAGGCAGCGCCCCCGATCACAATTTGATTCTCTTTGATGGATTTAACGTATATCACCTGGATCATTTTTTTGGCATCTTCAGTGCATTCAATAACAATTCCATTAAAAACATACAGGTTTTTAAAGGAGGCTTTGAGGCCAAATACGGGGGTAGAGTAGGAGGAGTATTGGATATTACTGGCAAGTCGGGGAGTAGTGAAAAACCTATTTTTGGACTGGGATTGAATTTCATTGGTTTTAACGCTTTGGCAGAAGTGCCAATTGGGAAAAAAACCAATTTCTTCTTTGCGGCGCGGCGGTCAATGACCGATTTTTTTCCAACGAGGTCTTACAAGGAATTAATCGAGAACGTATTAAACAATGATTTGAATGCTGAGCCGACCAACATTTATCGAAGTTATGATGAGCTCAATCCCATTTTTAATTTTTACGATTTAAATACAAAATTAACGCATCGCTTTTCTGAGAATGAAAAAATAGCTTTTAGTTTTTATCACGGAAGGGACATCTTAAAAATTGATAATACCTCCGATTTTCCAAACCTTACCTTTAATACTGAAAACCGAACCCGATGGGGAAACATTGGAGCGGGCTTAACTTACAGTAAACAATGGGAGAAAAATTTCTATTCTGATTTTAGCCTTGGCTATTCCAATTATTTTTCCAGAGTGACATATGGAGCTACTAAAGAATTTACAGATCAAAATGAGAATCTTGATGAACTTGTAATTTTTGAACAAAAGAATGATGTCGATGATGTATCATTAAAAATTGACAATGGTTGGAATTATTCGAGTAATAATCAATTGGAGTTTGGAATGCTGATCACTAACAATGCTATTTCCTATTCTGTATTTAACGATAGCATTTTTACGGAAGAGTTAAGTGAAAGGGGAAATCAGACTGCCGCTTATGTTCAGAACAGGTTCAGATTGGGAAGCCGAACCGAAATTGTGCCCGGATTGCGCATAAATTATTATGACATTACAAGGCATTTATTCTTTGAACCAAGGTTGAATGTCAATTACAAGCTTTTCAATGGATTTACATTAAAGGGTGCTTACGGAAGATATAATCAGGTGGTTAGTCGTGTTTTAAGACGAAATATTTTCGCAAGTAACCCTGACTTTTGGGTGCTTTCAGATGAAGAGAATATCCCGGTTTTGAGTTCGGATCATCTAATAGCAGGATTTAATTACAATTTCAATATGCATTGGACCTTTGATATGGAAATATATCAAAAATGGGACAGAGGGGTTCTTGAGTACATTCCTCCGGAAGGTATTTTCGCTAATGATGCCCCTGAATATTCCCCGTATTTCCGTGGTACAAGTGAGTCGAAGGGTGTGGAATTCATACTTCAGAGAAAAGGAAAATATTTTAATGGTTGGATCAGTTACGCCTACAGCTTTAGCGAAAATCAGTTTGAAGAATTGAACGACAGCGAAAAGTATCCCTCAAATCAGGATCAACGACATGAGATTAAATTTGTAAACATGTTTACCTATCGGAAATTTGAAGTTTCAGCAGTTTGGATTTACGGATCAGGACGACCCTACACAGCTCCATTAGGAAATTTCAATATAAATAATCCGGCAGATGGCGATATTGAGGTATTATATGTGAGCGATATTAATTCATTCAGACTGCCCGATTATCACAGACTCGATATTTCACTTAATTACAAACAAAAGATTGGAAAACTTGACAGTGAAATAGGCTTTTCCATATTTAATCTTTACGACAGAAAAAATGTGAAATTCAGAAGATTCAGGCAAATTGATCAGGATATACAGGTAGTTGAAAATACCATTGGCAATACCAATTATATACAAAGTGATTTATTTTTATTGGGTTTTACACCTAACATCAGTTTGAAAATTAGATTTTAATGCGCGGCCATTTAATAATAGCATTGATTTTAGTCTTAATTGGATTTAATTCCTGCAGAGAAGAACTGCGCACAGATCTAAATGATAAAATTCTTATCGAGTCATTTATTATGCACGGGCAGGAGAATAATACCATCGAGATTCGACTTTTTTCGCCATTAAGCAAAAGTGACAGTTCGCCTTTAATAACCCCCCAAAACACTCAAATATCAAACCTCAGTAAAAATGTAGTTTTATTTCCCGAATTTGAATCTACCGGAGTTTTTAAGCTGGATTCAAGAGCACTAAAACTTGGTGAGGAAGACATTCTTGAATTGAAGATCAATTACAATGGAGAACAGATTTATGCCATTACCACAGTACCCAATAGAACTCAGGAAATAGAATTAAGCAATCCCGATTTGAAAATCAATTATATTGTAGATGCAATTCCAAATAGAATCACGATGAGCTGGACCCCGGAAAATGACCCCGATTATTATTTAATTGAAATTGATACAGCAAGTAGAAACCCTCAGAAGATAAATGATGATAGAATTAATTCCGATCCTGCAAACCCATATGTAAACCGAATTGGTTTTCCAATCAGTGGCTCGGAAATAGAAATTTCCTATCCATCTGTTGGCTACTTTGGCAGACATCGAATTGTATTACATCATATTACAAAGGATTTTTACGACTTGTACAACAACCCGGTGCAGGGAAGTTACAATAAATTGAATCAGAGTGTTGTAAATGGTTTAGGCATATTTACTGCAATAAATTCGGATACAGTTTACTTTAGGGTAGTTCCATAGTAGGGTAAGAAAGGAAAAGATTGTAATCCTATTGAAAGATTAAATAGTGGAAAAGCAAGATTTAGATAAGAAAATACTTGAAAGCAGCTCGCATTTTGAAGTTGAAGAAAATTTGACCAAAAAGCAGGCATGGGAAAGACTGCGGTCAGAAATAGATTTTAAACCAAAAACAGTAGTAATTAAAATGCCTTTATTAAAATGGGCAGCTTCAATTATTGTCATTCTTGGTATATCATTTTTTGTATTAAAGAGCGCCGGTACACAAACCCATATTGCCGGAACGGATATTATTGAAATAGAATTGCCGGATGGTTCTGAAATAGTTTTGGATCAGAACTCCGAGGTTTCATTCAATAAATATTTCTGGAATCTAGATAGAAATGTACTTTTAAAAGGCCATGCTTATTTTGATGTTGAGTCTGGAAATACCTTTGAAGTCATGACCCGAAATGGAAGTGTTGAAGTATTGGGTACTGAATTTAATATTGAAGAAGACGAAGAAAAATTTAAAGTCTTTTGTTTTGAAGGCAGGGTTTCGGTTAAATCTAATGATCAGAACGAAATTTTACTCAGCGAGGGGATGGCTACTTCCTTGGTAAATAATAATTTAGTTGATCCTTTTGCGTTTAATAAAGAAAAGATTGCCGCCTGGAAAAACGGTTTATTTTATTTTGAGCAAGAATCATTGTCCGATGTGTTTGAGAGTTTGAGCCAATATTATAATGTTGATATTAGCGTAGAGGTGCCCATTGAAGGCAAAAACTTCTCAGGCGTATTTAAAAAGGCCAAGATTCAAACTTCAATGGAAATCGTTTGTTCATCGATGGGATTGAGTTACGAGCTGAAGGAAAATACGGTTACAATTACTGAATAGCTTAAGAAAATACCTTTGACATGCATATAAGAACAAAATCAAAAGAATCTTTGAAATCGCTTTACGCCGCCTTTGAAAACCTGGCCAAAAAAATGGGCAGGGAGTTTCGTGAGCAGATTTCTTCTAAGGATTCCGGTACAAGAAAACCTGCAAAAGGCTGAACAGCCCAGTTCACCTAAGTTTAATTTAAATTAATTAAGCCCTCGGAAGCTATAGTTTTTCCTTTACAAGGAGTTTATTGCTTTTAGTGGAGGATTCTAATATTGGAATGTGCCGCTTGTTTCAAATTTGGATAAATGTCAGATTCCCCGAAATGCGTATCACTTATTCGGGGTAAACTTCTCATGGAAGCTTTATGAATAAATTGTGGAGAATATCGGATTCGAACCCCTGCCTACCGGCAGGCAGGGATGACCAAGTTCGTGAGTTTAAGCAATGATATTTAGATTCTCAACAAACGAAATTGTTAATGAACTAAGTGGAGAATGTGAGATTCGAACTCACGACCTCTACGCTGCCAGCGTAGCGCTCTAGCCAACTGAGCTAATCCCCCATATTAAGTGTTGAGTACAGCGTACGAGAATTAAATTCGCAAGCTGATCTCTTTTCCCATTGACTTTTTCAATGCAATTGTGAAGCAGAGTCCTGAATTATTTGTGGAGCAAATTATTTCAGGGCTAATCCCCCTACTTCTTGCCGTCGCGAAGCCGCTTTGGCGAAGCACGGCGCTGAAACTACGTCGGGTAAACCCAAATAACTTCAACAAAAAATGTTTTCTTCATAGACTTATTCTATGAAAACTGAGCGAAGTCCTGAATTATTTGCGAAGCAAATTACTTCAGGGCTAATCCCCCTATTTCTTGCCGTCGCTAAGCCGCTTTGGCGAAGCACGGCGCTGAAGCTTAGTAGGGTGCCGCCCTAAAAGTCCAGACTTATTGTTATTCAAAATTGTGGTGCAAATATAGTCCAACTATCTAAACGGCCTTATGGCTTTGATATATTTTTTACGCCAATAATCAGAAAATAATTGACTTTCTGTGACACCCAATGAAGTGCTGGCATGAATAAACTTCACATCTTCATGGCCTCTGATATCTGTAACCAAGCCTACATGCGTAATTTTGCGTCTTTTTTTACCCGTTGCAAAAAATACCCAATCGCCTTCTCTCAAACTGTGAATGCCTACTTTTTTACCAAAATTTGCCTGTGCGGCAGAGCTTCTTGGAATGGATATATTGTTCAATTGATAAGAAGTATACAACAGGCCCGAACAATCCATTCCGGCTCTGGTGGTACCTCCCCACTTATAAGGTGTGCCAATAAATTTTTTTGAAGTCAGGATAACGGATTGGTTTAACCTTTTTTTCTTTTTTCGAGATAATTTAATCGCTGAATTGCTTTTTACTGAATTTCTTTTTTTGGAACTTTTACAGGAGTCCAATAGAGTAACTGTACAAATTGCCAGAAGTACTATAATGAAAGTTCGCAGATATGATTTATCCATATTACTCGGCAAGCGCATAGATATCTTTTAAATTTCTGCCTATTTCATCGTAATCAAGTCCATATCCTACCACAAATCTATTGTCAATTTCAAATCCTATATAGTCAATTTGAAAGTTTTCCGTGAAGGATTCTTTTTTAAATAGGAGACAGCAAGTCTTTATTGATCTTGGTTGACTTTTTTTCAATAGCTCAATCAGGTAATTAAAGGTATGGCCGGTATCGATAATGTCATCAATTATAATAACATCTTTATCCCTGATGTCGATTCCCAAACCGATCATTGTTTTGGCATTTCCACTCGACTGAGTTCCGTGATAGCTTTTCACTTTTACAAAGCTTAATTCTACCTCAGCCTGAATCTCGCGAACAAGGTCAGCGGTAAAAATAAAGGCACCGTTTAGAATAGAAATGAAAAGAGGAGTCGAACTACTATAATCCTTTTGAATCAGCTCTGAGAGGCTCTTAAGCCTTTCCTTGATTTCTTCTTCAGAAATATACAATTCAAATTTTTTACCGTGAATTTCGGGCATAAAAAAAGGCCTTTTTTAAAAAAGGCCAATTTTACAATTTTATAAATATAAAATGATTATAAATCCGAATTTTCGATTGCGACAAGAGATTTAGCTGTAGATGCTTCGATGCTTTTTTCTTCGATCATCGTTAATTCTTCTTTGCTATCTTCAACCGCGCTTACCTCTTCTTCCTGAATTGTCATTTCAATTGAGTTCTCAGGGATCAATTGACTTTCAGCTGAATCGACAAGTGGAATTGCAATAGAAGGTGCAATTACCAAAGCCACAACAGACATCAATTTTAAAAGAATATTTAGGGAAGGTCCTGAAGTATCTTTAAACGGATCTCCAACGGTATCTCCAACAACAGCTGCTTTATGAGGGTCAGAACCCTTTCCATATTTTGTTCCATTGATTTCAACGCCACCTTCGATCATTTTCTTTGCATTGTCCCATGCGCCGCCTGCGTTTGATTGGAAAATTGCCATTAATACACCTGCGGAGGTCACACCTGCTAATAATCCGCCAAGCATTTGAGGACCACCACCGGGAACAAAACCAACAAAAACTGGTACCACAATGGCCAGAAGACCAGGGAATACCATTTCCTTTATCGAAGCTTTTGTCGAAATTTCAACACATTTATCGTATTCTGCCACTCCATCAGCTGCTTCAAAAGTATCTTTATCTGCCTGCGACCAGTCAGCCTGATCTTTACCCTCATTTCTTTTCATCACATCTAGCGCAGCGCCTAAAGCCGGGATTTCTTTGAATTGTCGTCTTACTTCTTCGATCATTGACATCGCTGCTCTTCCTACGGCATTCATACTTAGTGCTGAAAAGACAAACGGAAGCATGGCACCAATAAGCAGACCAGCCATTACTTTTGGTTCGGCTATGTTAATAATGCTTAGATTAGCTTGTTGCATAAATGCTGCAAATAATGCCAAAGCAGTTAATGCAGCAGATCCAATCGCGAATCCTTTACCGATTGCAGCTGTAGTATTTCCAACAGCATCAAGATTGTCTGTTCTTTCTCTAACTTCTTTTGGAAGCTCAGCCATTTCAGCGATTCCCCCTGCATTATCAGAAATTGGTCCGTATGCATCGACAGCCAATTGAATTCCGGTATTGGCAAGCATTCCTACTGCGGCAATAGCAATACCATAAAGTCCAGCAAATGTGTAGGAAATCAAAATTGCAGCTGCGATGAGCATTACTGGGATGGCAGTACTCATCATACCAACTCCAAGTCCAGCAATAATATTTGTGGCAGATCCCGTAACCGATTGTCTTACAATTGAGGTGACAGGTTTTGTTCCTGTTCCGGTATAAAATTCTGTGATT is part of the Hyphobacterium sp. CCMP332 genome and encodes:
- a CDS encoding aldehyde dehydrogenase family protein — translated: MSSDIKTALEQLGIKSENYGVSTGINSWNGKAQKLDSHSPVDGKHIASTSMASGEDYDKVMEVALRAFESWRLVPAPKRGEIVRQIGEALRKNKEPLGKLVSYEMGKSLQEGYGEVQEMIDICDFAVGLSRQLYGLTMHSERSAHRMYEQYHPLGVVGIISAFNFPVAVWAWNSMLAWVCGDVCIWKPSEKVPLCAIACQNIVSEVFKSNDLPEGLSNILIGDYTVGEFMTSDKRMPLVSATGSIRMGKIVGKAVAERLGRSLLELGGNNAIIVSPDADLKMTIVGAVFGAVGTCGQRCTSTRRLIVHETILEEISAKLKNAYAQLKIGSPLDENNHVGPLIDQDAVKIYQNALDEIRKQGGEFLVEGEVLSGEGYDSGCYVRPAIAIVKNEWEIVQNETFAPILYIIPYKTINEAISIQNGVVQGLSSAIMTQNLREAELFLSHMGSDCGIANVNIGTSGAEIGGAFGGEKETGGGRESGSDAWKAYMRRQTNTINYGADLPLAQGIKFDL
- a CDS encoding response regulator, yielding MLIDDNEIDNLINQKMIEAANICENIYTHTGAKSAIEFLKNLEKMSDSVNDFFPELIFLDIDMPLMDGFQFLDEFEKLSNETKGKIKIVMLTSSINPQDMSKAKKYSYVKKYINKPLTQENIEKLEI
- a CDS encoding RNA polymerase sigma-70 factor yields the protein MDNNNRSGSNFDKTEFENLFNENYESVRNFIYYKTGDIQLAEDICQDVFIKVWERRSEIIPEKVKYLCFTIANNLSLNYLKHLKIVYNFKNAFIERHEFESPEHLLIQKEFDLKLQEVISELPEKQRIVFLMNRIDKLTYNEIADRLGLSVKAIEKRMSQALKELNTKLQVKV
- a CDS encoding FecR family protein: MAKESLAYKTIQKMLEELESGKQFTKRLRGRCFKEASFDELEFFLSKSDAEILEYESKKSGSGRVVSLPFIRKYPMAIAASISLLLVALYFSVRLFIPNEVITQLAQYKTVELPDHSKITLNADSKVEYNPVSWYWDRRVSLEGEAYFEVEKGSDFIVSTKSGKVRVLGTSFNVKDRANQFRVDCKTGKVEVAVDDQKIILVKNESAELNVLNNNLAKINNKNNYVATWKKGYFNFDSESLAGVIEELERQYNIEIELKAEKDYLFTGYFPISNIDSSLETVCSALGLSYSFQDKQNKKTAIIIQ
- a CDS encoding TonB-dependent receptor plug domain-containing protein — its product is MILLLALFKPFISHAQNLELKINGDFSGKNLNAVLKEIQSKYDLQFAFDERRLSKVNVNKAINNTQLIDFLIQYLRPVGLSFYILDETIIIKPEEEIPEDQLPVLNKTYNLSGFVFDSLTGERLPYALIKFTPGDLVSTSNVNGFFSIKDIPVSKGRIEIFYLGYGKENINIESLEKTGNLRVSLSSDNAVLNEVLVEGNPNQLVSLGDDVSKISINPAQMENLPNLGEVDIFRSIQLLPGINGTFETASSINIRGSAPDHNLILFDGFNVYHLDHFFGIFSAFNNNSIKNIQVFKGGFEAKYGGRVGGVLDITGKSGSSEKPIFGLGLNFIGFNALAEVPIGKKTNFFFAARRSMTDFFPTRSYKELIENVLNNDLNAEPTNIYRSYDELNPIFNFYDLNTKLTHRFSENEKIAFSFYHGRDILKIDNTSDFPNLTFNTENRTRWGNIGAGLTYSKQWEKNFYSDFSLGYSNYFSRVTYGATKEFTDQNENLDELVIFEQKNDVDDVSLKIDNGWNYSSNNQLEFGMLITNNAISYSVFNDSIFTEELSERGNQTAAYVQNRFRLGSRTEIVPGLRINYYDITRHLFFEPRLNVNYKLFNGFTLKGAYGRYNQVVSRVLRRNIFASNPDFWVLSDEENIPVLSSDHLIAGFNYNFNMHWTFDMEIYQKWDRGVLEYIPPEGIFANDAPEYSPYFRGTSESKGVEFILQRKGKYFNGWISYAYSFSENQFEELNDSEKYPSNQDQRHEIKFVNMFTYRKFEVSAVWIYGSGRPYTAPLGNFNINNPADGDIEVLYVSDINSFRLPDYHRLDISLNYKQKIGKLDSEIGFSIFNLYDRKNVKFRRFRQIDQDIQVVENTIGNTNYIQSDLFLLGFTPNISLKIRF
- a CDS encoding DUF4249 family protein, which translates into the protein MRGHLIIALILVLIGFNSCREELRTDLNDKILIESFIMHGQENNTIEIRLFSPLSKSDSSPLITPQNTQISNLSKNVVLFPEFESTGVFKLDSRALKLGEEDILELKINYNGEQIYAITTVPNRTQEIELSNPDLKINYIVDAIPNRITMSWTPENDPDYYLIEIDTASRNPQKINDDRINSDPANPYVNRIGFPISGSEIEISYPSVGYFGRHRIVLHHITKDFYDLYNNPVQGSYNKLNQSVVNGLGIFTAINSDTVYFRVVP
- a CDS encoding FecR family protein, yielding MEKQDLDKKILESSSHFEVEENLTKKQAWERLRSEIDFKPKTVVIKMPLLKWAASIIVILGISFFVLKSAGTQTHIAGTDIIEIELPDGSEIVLDQNSEVSFNKYFWNLDRNVLLKGHAYFDVESGNTFEVMTRNGSVEVLGTEFNIEEDEEKFKVFCFEGRVSVKSNDQNEILLSEGMATSLVNNNLVDPFAFNKEKIAAWKNGLFYFEQESLSDVFESLSQYYNVDISVEVPIEGKNFSGVFKKAKIQTSMEIVCSSMGLSYELKENTVTITE
- a CDS encoding C40 family peptidase, with translation MDKSYLRTFIIVLLAICTVTLLDSCKSSKKRNSVKSNSAIKLSRKKKKRLNQSVILTSKKFIGTPYKWGGTTRAGMDCSGLLYTSYQLNNISIPRSSAAQANFGKKVGIHSLREGDWVFFATGKKRRKITHVGLVTDIRGHEDVKFIHASTSLGVTESQLFSDYWRKKYIKAIRPFR
- the hpt gene encoding hypoxanthine phosphoribosyltransferase codes for the protein MPEIHGKKFELYISEEEIKERLKSLSELIQKDYSSSTPLFISILNGAFIFTADLVREIQAEVELSFVKVKSYHGTQSSGNAKTMIGLGIDIRDKDVIIIDDIIDTGHTFNYLIELLKKSQPRSIKTCCLLFKKESFTENFQIDYIGFEIDNRFVVGYGLDYDEIGRNLKDIYALAE